The following coding sequences are from one Leishmania major strain Friedlin complete genome, chromosome 36 window:
- a CDS encoding putative phosphoribosylpyrophosphate synthetase codes for MESCNSRNGSLRVVHGNANPKLAEDVCRYLNIPVTASRVGSFANGETIVKILESIRGDDIFVIQPTCSNSAGTNVNQAVMELLLIIHTLKLSSARRVIAVIPHYGYARQDRKHTGRVPISASAVARMVTEMGVNGVVTMDLHCGQIQGFFHGCPVADLSPSSEFAEYVKQKNFTPNNLVVVAPDAGAVNRARRMCDRIGASRIVTILKRRVVANQVDSMQLVGEVDECVCIIVDDMIDTAGTLCKAAEVLKEYGAKEVHAYATHGIFTDPACERLTQCDALVEVVVTDSIPQEESCQKCKKIKVISIAKLLADAIYRMHSEESLETVGQPEHFMPKHEDDLQVLESLVEEDEWSRCNE; via the coding sequence ATGGAATCGTGCAACAGCCGCAACGGCTCCCTCCGCGTAGTGCACGGCAACGCAAACCCGAAGCTCGCCGAGGACGTGTGCCGCTACCTCAACATCCCCGTCACCGCCAGCCGCGTCGGAAGCTTTGCTAACGGGGAGACAATTGTGAAGATCCTCGAGTCGATCCGCGGCGATGACATCTTCGTCATTCAGCCGAcctgcagcaacagcgccgGCACGAACGTGAATCAGGCGgtgatggagctgctgctaATCATTCACACCCTGAAGCTGTCGTCGGCGCGCCGCGTGATTGCCGTGATTCCGCACTACGGATACGCTCGCCAGGACCGCAAGCACACGGGCCGCGTGCCCATCAGCGCGTCCGCCGTGGCGCGGATGGTGACGGAGATGGGCGTCAACGGCGTCGTGACAATGGACCTGCACTGCGGCCAGATTCAAGGCTTCTTCCACGGGTGCCCGGTGGCGGACCTCAGCCCCAGCTCTGAGTTTGCCGAGTACGTCAAACAAAAGAACTTCACTCCGAACAACTTGGTGGTTGTGGCACCAGACGCCGGAGCGGTGAACCGGGCACGCCGCATGTGTGACCGCATCGGCGCCAGTCGCATCGTCACGATTCTAAAGCGCCGCGTCGTGGCCAACCAGGTCGACTCAATGCAGCTGGTCGGCGAGGTCGatgagtgtgtgtgcatcaTTGTGGATGACATGATCGACACGGCCGGCACGCTGTGCAAGGCGGCAGAGGTGCTGAAGGAGTACGGTGCGAAAGAAGTGCACGCCTATGCAACGCACGGCATCTTCACCGACCCCGCGTGTGAGCGCCTCACGCAGTGCGATGCGTTGGTCGAGGTGGTGGTCACGGATAGCATTCCACAAGAGGAGTCCTGCCAGAAGTGCAAGAAAATTAAGGTCATTTCCATCGCAAAGCTTCTGGCCGATGCCATTTACCGCATGCACTCGGAGGAGAGTCTCGAGACGGTGGGGCAGCCGGAGCACTTCATGCCGAAGCATGAAGATGACCTGCAGGTACTCGAGTCCCTTGTAGAGGAGGATGAGTGGTCACGTTGTAACGAGTAA
- a CDS encoding putative branch point binding protein: MPKETASRWSESRYTNLQVPSYVPSEALMHEDGQFLRAFLLRVLANDMQRMLATNTCATYFRNIPLEPEYDASGNRTNTPENVVMEKRLRVMDDISKLLRTYVERAEYAANKSKDINRRIYFTAEQIETGDYGALIGPRGLVHQQLEKETNCHIVLVGRGITNPLKDTNPNAASMALEDPHVRITATTEEDLQTAAERIEWILSDEPEAVEFRENNRRRMAQVDGRYDPRTWMTAAEKRKKAAAEKAAAAGGAAAGEDETKAEKGRKREREEAPVEEEDTELNEFLEDL, encoded by the coding sequence ATGCCGAAGGAGACCGCATCCCGGTGGAGCGAGTCGCGGTACACGAACTTGCAAGTACCGAGCTACGTCCCCTCCGAGGCCCTCATGCACGAGGATGGACAGTTTCTGCGCGCCTTTCTCCTCCGCGTGCTGGCGAATGATATGCAGCGCATGCTCGCCACGAACACGTGCGCTACCTATTTCCGCAACATCCCGCTGGAACCGGAGTACGACGCAAGCGGCAACCGCACCAACACACCTGAGAACGTGGTGATGGAAAAGCGACTGCGCGTCATGGACGACATTAgcaagctgctgcgcacctaCGTGGAGCGGGCCGAGTACGCGGCCAACAAGTCCAAGGACATCAACCGTCGCATCTACTTCACAGCGGAGCAGATCGAGACGGGCGACTACGGTGCTCTCATCGGGCCGCGTGGGTTggtgcaccagcagctggagaaggagacaAACTGTCACATTGTGCTGGTCGGGCGAGGCATCACCAATCCCCTAAAGGACACGAACCCGAATGCAGCGTCcatggcgctggaggaccCACATGTgcgcatcaccgccaccacggaAGAGGATCTGCAAACCGCCGCGGAGCGCATTGAGTGGATCCTGTCCGATGAGCCGGAGGCGGTCGAGTTTCGCGAGAACAACCGCCGCCGAATGGCCCAGGTGGACGGTCGCTACGACCCGCGCACGTggatgacggcggcggagaagCGGAAGAAGGCAgccgcggagaaggcggcagcagcaggtggcgctgctgcgggcgAGGACGAGACGAAAGCGGAGAAGGGTCGAAAgcgggagcgggaggaggcaccagtggaagaggaagacacCGAGCTTAACGAGTTCCTCGAAGACCTGTAG
- a CDS encoding putative selenophosphate synthetase, giving the protein MSHKRPQSSAGESNGAVDLKTPRFDPVSLGLPAEFQLTDYTRLKGCSCKLPQPKLLALLQELSATPGQKDVGMDCSIVPLHHTNSKGEALFLVSTTDFFFPSVSDPFLQGQIGAANVLSDLYSMGIPDCDTMLMLLAASTEMDEHERLITTREIMKGFAERARLATTTVTGGQTVMNPWPLIGGVAMAVVSEAEMVRPTGLLCAGDILVLTKPLGCQVAVNLKQWLLRPSPLYEEAIAGHISPEEIEELYNMATDSMRRLNREGARLMRKHGAHGATDVTGFGILGHANNFGAAQAVGDAPRSLCLVLERLPMFKTAVAASKQMNDKYRLLEGYSAETSGGLLVAFPSTTAAAAFCAELTAVDGGCPSWIVGHVEDRATNAVDGVYARLKDGYEIVEV; this is encoded by the coding sequence ATGTCGCACAAGCGACCGCAGTCCTCCGCAGGAGAGTCGAACGGGGCGGTCGATCTCAAAACGCCGCGTTTCGACCCCGTCTCACTGGGCCTCCCTGCTGAGTTCCAGCTCACCGACTACACACGCCTGAAGGGGTGCAGCTGTAAACTGCCACAGCCCAAGCTACTAGCCCTGCTGCAGGAACTCTCGGCAACGCCTGGGCAGAAGGACGTCGGCATGGACTGCAGCattgtgccgctgcaccacacCAACAGCAAAGGTGAGGCTCTGTTCCTCGTCTCCACGACGGACTTCTTCTTCCCCAGTGTGTCGGACCCGTTCCTGCAGGGTCAAATCGGGGCTGCAAACGTCTTGTCCGACCTGTATAGCATGGGCATCCCGGATTGTGATACAATGCTGATGTTGCTCGCGGCCAGCACCGAGATGGACGAGCATGAACGCCTGATTACGACGCGCGAAATCATGAAAGGCTTTGCAGAGCGGGCGCGGTTGGCGACGACAACGGTGACAGGAGGGCAGACGGTCATGAACCCGTGGCCGCTGATTGGCGGGGTGGCCATGGCCGTCGTGTCCGAGGCGGAAATGGTGCGGCCAACAGGGCTCTTGTGCGCCGGGGACATATTGGTGCTGACGAAGCCGCTGGGGTGCCAGGTTGCCGTGAATCTCAagcagtggctgctgcggccctcGCCGCTGTACGAGGAGGCCATTGCAGGGCACATCTCCCCCGAAGAGATCGAGGAACTGTACAATATGGCCACGGATAGCATGCGACGTCTGAACCGCGAAGGGGCTCGGCTGATGCGGAagcacggcgcgcacggGGCCACCGACGTGACCGGCTTTGGCATTCTGGGGCACGCGAACAACTTTGGGGCAGCGCAAGCCGTCGGTGATGCGCCGCGCTCGCTGTGTCTCGTActggagcggctgccgaTGTTCAAGACCGCTGTGGCCGCCTCGAAGCAGATGAATGACAAGTACCGCCTTCTCGAAGGGTACTCGGCCGAAACAAGCGGCGGGCTGCTGGTGGCGTTCCcgagcaccaccgcagcggcggcgttctGCGCGGAGCTCACGGCGGTCGATGGCGGGTGTCCGTCGTGGATTGTCGGGCATGTGGAGGATCGCGCCACCAACGCCGTCGATGGTGTTTACGCCCGCCTAAAGGACGGGTATGAAATTGTGGAGGTGTGA